The Eubacterium maltosivorans genome includes the window AGCCCAAAGGCAATGCCGTCGGCGATGGAGAAGGTCAGCGGCATAAACAAAAGGGTGACAAAGGCCGGGATCGCCTCTGTGATGTCCGTAAAATCAATGCTCTTGATGGGGCCGACCATGAGCACACCCACAAAGATGAGTGCCGGCGCCGTGGCCGCAGCTGGGATAATCCCCAGCACCGGAGACAGCACCAGCGCCGCCAGAAAGAGAATCGCAGTTACCAGCGCGGTCAGGCCTGTCCGGCCTCCCTCCGATATCCCAGTGCTGGACTCTACAAAGGTGGTGACCGTGGAGGAGCCCATGAGCGCGCCGGCCGTAGTGGCAAAGGCATCGGCCATCAGCGTGCGCTTGAGTGCCGGGAACTCGCCTTTTTCGTCCAGCATTCCCGCCTGCTGAGCGGTCCCGATAATAGTGCCCAGGGTGTCAAACATATCGACCAGCGAAAAGGCCACCACTACCATCAGAATATTAAAGAGCGTGCCCACCAGGCTGCCCTCATGGATCAGCGATGAAAAATCCAGATGCAGCAGCGAAACCTGGGCCCAGTCCTGGAATTGAAGACCGATACGGCTGAAATCAATGGACGCCGGCAGGGTGGTGACCCCAAAGGGAATCCCGATGATGGCCGTAACGACAATCCCGATAAAAATATATCCCCTGCATTTGCGAGCGTAAAGCACCCCGATAATAACGAGCCCGAGAAGGGCCAGAGCCGCGCCGGCCGTCTCAGGTGTCCAGGACGAAAAATCTACCAGACTCGGGATCGCCGAGGCATTGGCCACCACGGTGCTCTGGCCCACAGCCGCGGCTGGGTCGGTTACCAGGTAGCTGCCCGGATCCAGGGTGAACTTGAGCAACCCCGCGTTTTTCAGGCCGCTGTACGCAATAAACAGGCCAATACCACCTGAAATGGCTATCCGGATATTGGCCGGTATCCCCCGCACAATGGCCTCCCGCAGCCCCGTAACCGTTAAAATAATGAACAGCAGTCCCGAGATCAGCACAATGGCTAGAGCCTCAGCGTAGGTTTTGCCCATGCCCAGCATAATCGTGTAGGCAAAAAAAGCATTGAGCCCCATACCCGGCGCCTGGGCAAAGGGGACCCTTGCCAGAAAAGCCATGAGCAACGTCCCCATACAGGCGCAGAGACAGGTAGCCACAAACAGAGCAGACTGCACCGTCTGGGCATCCGCCCCAAAAAAATAAGCGGCGTCCACACCTGCTGGCGCCGAAATAATAGCCGGATTGACAAAAACAATATAGGCCATGGTCAAAAAGGTGGTAAACCCGGCGATGATTTCCGTCCTGACGGTTGAGCCCGAGGCTTTGACTTTCCAGAATCGTTCAATAAAGTTCTCTTTCTCCATTGGTACTCCTTCATTTTCTTCTTTTTCTTCATTATAACCTCTTTTTGGGCTGTTGAACAGCTTTTTATAACAGGGTTTACGGCATAAAAAAATGTCCCTGTTGCAGGACATCTCTCTAGCGCCAGATCTCGACATGGTCGAACTGCTGATAGGGGTACTCAATGACCCCAAGCCCTAAGGCCCGGGCTGTGGCCGCTACCTCGTCATAAGGCACACCCGGGCAGTACAGATCGGCCGCGTGTCCGCTCAGGTGCCAGGAGTTTTCGATGCCGCCCACCTCGGCGTTGCGCGCCTCACACCGAACCCCGGAGGTAATGATGAGGGGCTGTCCCAGGGCGCACCGCAGGGCCTCCACCTGCTCCAGCAGCTCCGGGGCCATCCCGGCAGGCCAGCCGTCACAGTAGCCCGCGCAGTCGCAGGCATATTCCTCCATAAGAAAATGGGCCGAAGCCCAGGGGCCGTCTGTGAGGATGGGATCCTCGGGCAGCGGATGATCGATCACCGCTTTGTCCGGCGGCGTTTCAGGCTCTTGCGGCAGCGCCGGATCTGATACCTGAGTCTGCTGCGTTTCCGGCCTAAAGTTCGGGCTTGAGAAAAACACGCAGGTAACAAGGATAAAAATGGTTAAAAATAAGCTTTGACGGATACGTTTATGAATGGTTTTCATTGGATCTCCCTTCAACTTTCAAGCTTCCATGTAAAAAAGGGGCTTTCGCCCCTTTTTTACTCCACTGCCACGTCGGTTTTGGTGGTGTCGATTTTTACAGCGCCCACGACCTTGGCAAGGGCGAAGCCGTCGGGCTCAAAGGCTCCCTGATCCACAATGGCCTGGGCCCCGGTCTTGATCTCGGCGTCGGTGATGCCCTCTTTGTAATCTGGTATGGTGATTTTGTGGTCCTTTCCGTCCGCGCGCTGAAAGGTAATGGTTAAATCTTTGTTGGTTGTTGCTGCCATGTTTTTAATCTCCTTTAATTTTGAATTTTATTGCCTGTCTGCGGCACGACGGGGGCGCCGTGCCCTACGTTTTTTAATGGAAAATTGAGAATGCAGAATGGAGAATTTTGGAACAAAATCGCTATGCGATTTCAACCAACTCCTCTGCCGTCACCTTGACCTTCTTTTCGAGAATGGGCTCCTGCATACCGGTGATGGCTTTGACGGTGGCCACAAAGGCGTCGTCGGTCACGTCCTCCTTGACGTCGCCGTATGTCTTAGAAGACTTGACGATCTTCCCACCCACTTCGCCATGATTGACGGTGATTTTCATCCCTACCGATTCCACTGTTTTTTCAATTGCCATGTGCTTACCTCCTGATTTTGGTTTTGGCATTTTTGCCTTATACTCTTACAATGGAAAAAAGGGCGGAAATTTTACAGTTATTTCAAAAAATAAATAAAAACAACCAAATTTGCTGCTTTGGTTGCTTTTATTAAAACATTATTCTTATTGTAGGCGATGCTTATTTTTCCTTAGGTCTTCTATTCCCCGATGCACGTGTACGCCGGCCAGACAAGGACTAATGTCCAGTATCTGGGCGATTTCATTCAGGCTTTTTCCCTCAAAGTAGCGCAGCCGGATAGCGTCTGCCCTTTCTGCTCTTATTTCTACGAGCATCTGCTCAAGCACTGCGTTTTTTTCCTGTCTCACCATTTCTTTTTCTGGCGATGGCCCAGCATCTGGATATTGTTCTAGGCTATTTTCCCCATCCTCCCCACCGCCTGTGACGGCGCGCTCATTTTCCTGTTGTTTTTTGATGGCTTTGGCCACATTGACGAAATGATGGAACAGGCGGTTTTTCAGATAAAAGGGGAATACGACGCCTAAATCCGGATCGTAGGCCTGTACGGCCTCCAGCACGACCAGCGCGCCGTCTTGCAGGGCGTCCTCATAGGCTTCTGTGTCGTAGATGTATTTTTGCATGACGGACAGGATCAGAGGCTTAAAGGTGTTGATCAGCTGCTCTTTAGCTGCTTGGTTACTGTTTTTTGCTTCCTGGACCCAGGTGTCGATCAATGTGTATTTTTCTTTCAATAAGCCTCCTATGCGTCCTCATAGACGTCTGTAATCTCAAGCACGATGCCGGGAAACCGGTCCTCCACAGCGGCGCTGAATTCGTTAAATTCATCTTCAGCCTCCTCGGCGCTGCGGGCGTAAAAGCCAACGCATGCCCGGCACTCAGCCTCGACCAGGTAGGACCGGCGGCGGTGCAGAATGCTTGGTCCCTTGCCGTATCGGTTCATAATATTTCTCCTTTCTGCTTTTTCTCCCTTGCGGCCCACATGGCCTCGAAGGCGGCCACATCGTCATCCGGGTACAGGGCCTGAATGGCGGTTTTCTCGGAATCCGTGAGCGGGGGCAGCAGGTTGAAGCCGTGGATATTGGGCAGCGCCTCCTGATTAGAATACAATAGAGAAGTATATTTATTATTTATATTATTTATTAACGGTGCGGGTTCGCGTGCGGGTTTTGTGCTGGACTGCGTCCATACCTGCGTGCGGTCACCGGTCTCTGCCTGAGTTATCCACAGAGCGGAAAGGCCGGTATCAAAGGGGATGAGCTCATACTCGCCGGCCTTGTTTCCACCGTGCGGATAATAGTGCAGGCGTCCGTGCCGCACTAAGTGCGCCCTTGCGTGCCCCACCTGGAACCGGTTTTCGAGCTCCAGAACCTCGCGCACCCGGCTGTTAGTGATCTTAAAACGGATGGGCCAGTGCCACTGGCCGTCATCACCCTGGATGGCGGCGCTGTTGTTGACGTACATGAGCAGGTGCCAGTAGGCCTGGAGTAAGGGGCTCAGATGATTGTTCCTCTGCCATTTATAAAAGGTCAGGACTTCGGTCAGGTAGTTCATTTTGTGTCAAAGAGCAGGTTCGCGATGCCGCAGACATCGCCTTTGCGCAGCTGCATGATCATAAATCCATCCAGAAAAAAGTGCCAGTCCTTTGCCTCCTCAGGGGTAAGCTGGCCGCTGTCACGGGCGTACTGCAGCAGATCGCACATGCCGCCGACGTCCAGAAACTCCATGACCTCCAGCCGCATGGGGTCGTGATCGGAGGGGAAGTGCCTGCGCCAGACGGTCATCTTTCGGGAATGGCGCATCCGGTCGAGAAAGGCGTCCTCCGGCTCAATGCCCAGCTGCCTGGCCAGGTCCTCCATATGCCAGGCCAGGGAACGCCCTCCGACGATCATGGCGCGCAGCTGGTCGCGGCCGCCGGGAAACACATGGACGCGGTAGCAAAAGCAGGTATCCAGTCCTGGCACATCGTGGATCATACGCCCACCGCCTTTGCCGCAGAGCCGCGCTCTGCTCTCAGGGCTTTGATAAAAAAGTCCTGGCCTCTTCCGGTCACTAGGAGTCTGGTGTTGTAGCTGTGCTTCCCGATTCTTTTATCGCGGCGGGGAACCTTCTCGGCGATCATGTAGTTTTGGGCCAATGATTCCTCGGTGGGCAGATGCTGAAGGGTTCTTTCGCTCTGGTAATGCGCATAGCCGTGGTGCCGCAGCCAGAAATAAAGCTGGTTCCTGCCAATGTCGATGCCGGACGCCTGCATTTTTAAGGCCAGCTCCTGCACGCTGCACGCCGGGTCTTGTTCCCTTGAGTCTGCCGGTTTGCTCTCTGACATCTGACTTTTCATATAGCCCATCTTTTCCCTGTAGTCCTGCTGCAGGGCCTCCATCTGCTTTTCGATAAAGAAGAGCTCGATGCACTGATCGATGTCGGAAAGGCTCTCAAAGCCGCCTAAGACGCGGTCCTCCTGTTTCAGAGCGCACGAAGCACACCATGGGCTAAATCCTTTTTCTTCTGCCGCGGTTGTCATGGTTGTCTGTTTACTTTTCATTGTAAACCTCCTGTAAAATATAATGGTTTTCTTTCAGCGGTGCTGTTTTCTCATTTACTCCTGCTGATACGTCTATAATACAGGACTTTTTAACAACCTTGGACGCGTAAACGTGTTTTTTATTATTACAAATCAAAAATTATTTTTATTTTCTGACGCCACCGGTATACGGTGCTCAGCTCACCGTAAAAGGGCATGGTAAGCACTGGGCGGCCGCGCCGGGCTTTCAGTGCTTTTTTGTCCAGTTCATCGTTTTCAAATAAATGTAAAAGAGTCTGGGCCACCGTAAACAAGCTGTGGCGCATCCAGCGTCCCGCAAAGGCGGGCAGCACCCGCTGGCGCCTGGCGCAGTGCTCGCATTCACAGCTGCACACCCAGAACACGTACAGGTTTCCCTCGGCGTCCTCCACCTCTTTGGACAGGCCGTTGACCACATGGTTTCTGCCCTCCTTTACCACAAGGCGCATGGTTTTCTTTTTAAGCCCACGCCGGCAATAGCGGCAGACGTGGCTGCTGTGGCCATGGTAGATGAGCTCTGTCAGCTGCTGCCTGCCATCCTTGGCCGTATAGCCGGTATCCACTGCCTCAAAGAGCTCGTAGTGCTTTTTGAGATAGGTCTCCAAATCCAGTTCCAGTGCTTTCAGCAGTTCTTTCAAATATATTGCAAGTGCCATTTTTTTCTCCTTTTTTTATGGGTTTATGATAAAAAAAACCCTGAAAACCACGTACGGATATCCGTACGCGGCCTTCAGGGTTTTGATGGGTGACAGCCATTGTCCCATTTGCTTTAAATATTTAAGATTACTACTATTACTATAATATCATGAAGGTGAAAAATT containing:
- a CDS encoding RNA polymerase sigma factor; this translates as MKEKYTLIDTWVQEAKNSNQAAKEQLINTFKPLILSVMQKYIYDTEAYEDALQDGALVVLEAVQAYDPDLGVVFPFYLKNRLFHHFVNVAKAIKKQQENERAVTGGGEDGENSLEQYPDAGPSPEKEMVRQEKNAVLEQMLVEIRAERADAIRLRYFEGKSLNEIAQILDISPCLAGVHVHRGIEDLRKNKHRLQ
- a CDS encoding NCS2 family permease, with product MEKENFIERFWKVKASGSTVRTEIIAGFTTFLTMAYIVFVNPAIISAPAGVDAAYFFGADAQTVQSALFVATCLCACMGTLLMAFLARVPFAQAPGMGLNAFFAYTIMLGMGKTYAEALAIVLISGLLFIILTVTGLREAIVRGIPANIRIAISGGIGLFIAYSGLKNAGLLKFTLDPGSYLVTDPAAAVGQSTVVANASAIPSLVDFSSWTPETAGAALALLGLVIIGVLYARKCRGYIFIGIVVTAIIGIPFGVTTLPASIDFSRIGLQFQDWAQVSLLHLDFSSLIHEGSLVGTLFNILMVVVAFSLVDMFDTLGTIIGTAQQAGMLDEKGEFPALKRTLMADAFATTAGALMGSSTVTTFVESSTGISEGGRTGLTALVTAILFLAALVLSPVLGIIPAAATAPALIFVGVLMVGPIKSIDFTDITEAIPAFVTLLFMPLTFSIADGIAFGLITYVLLKALTGHYKEVRPVTAVLALLFIVRFLFMQ
- a CDS encoding phage antirepressor KilAC domain-containing protein; amino-acid sequence: MKSKQTTMTTAAEEKGFSPWCASCALKQEDRVLGGFESLSDIDQCIELFFIEKQMEALQQDYREKMGYMKSQMSESKPADSREQDPACSVQELALKMQASGIDIGRNQLYFWLRHHGYAHYQSERTLQHLPTEESLAQNYMIAEKVPRRDKRIGKHSYNTRLLVTGRGQDFFIKALRAERGSAAKAVGV
- a CDS encoding YcbK family protein; the protein is MKTIHKRIRQSLFLTIFILVTCVFFSSPNFRPETQQTQVSDPALPQEPETPPDKAVIDHPLPEDPILTDGPWASAHFLMEEYACDCAGYCDGWPAGMAPELLEQVEALRCALGQPLIITSGVRCEARNAEVGGIENSWHLSGHAADLYCPGVPYDEVAATARALGLGVIEYPYQQFDHVEIWR
- a CDS encoding DUF2922 domain-containing protein yields the protein MAATTNKDLTITFQRADGKDHKITIPDYKEGITDAEIKTGAQAIVDQGAFEPDGFALAKVVGAVKIDTTKTDVAVE
- a CDS encoding restriction endonuclease subunit S is translated as MNYLTEVLTFYKWQRNNHLSPLLQAYWHLLMYVNNSAAIQGDDGQWHWPIRFKITNSRVREVLELENRFQVGHARAHLVRHGRLHYYPHGGNKAGEYELIPFDTGLSALWITQAETGDRTQVWTQSSTKPAREPAPLINNINNKYTSLLYSNQEALPNIHGFNLLPPLTDSEKTAIQALYPDDDVAAFEAMWAAREKKQKGEIL